The proteins below come from a single Megalops cyprinoides isolate fMegCyp1 chromosome 5, fMegCyp1.pri, whole genome shotgun sequence genomic window:
- the LOC118778542 gene encoding putative nuclease HARBI1, with the protein MSVQVEAVKVLRRLVGDVHRYIEHITLAAAPPLSVSPQSDPASRPVAPPPSAPLAVSSLPIQLALLHDDVLLERFHFDRATIAYLCSLLRPHVSNTWMQVEGTVCAALAFYTTGAFQSPMGDCFEIDPAVVRNVVELVSDALVTVSDQFIKFPSLAVQKQVQQDFLSVAGFPGVVGALGCTHIAIRRPEVNPNLYVNRKHFYSMNLQITTTADCRITSAVARFPGSFSCAHVLQHSPLEALCSKGGLGKGHLIAHSGYPLHQWLLPPLQNAQTKADVRYNEALRQSHAVVGRTVRLLKARFPCLDRAVLPLQCSPRASARVILACCVLHNIALLRDVKLPGHGAGALADLTALAHLPSAHDDYNCESDDEALSDSEEIVALRVTAGQEKQAFTIQQFFA; encoded by the exons ATGTCGGTGCAGGTGGAGGCGGTGAAGGTGCTGCGACGGCTGGTGGGGGATGTGCACCGCTACATCGAGCACATCACGCTCGCGGCCGCCCCGCCGTTGTCCGTCTCGCCCCAGAGTGACCCTGCCTCCCGGCCCGTGGCCCCACCCCCCTCGGCCCCGCTGGCTGTGAGCTCCCTCCCCATCCAGCTGGCGCTCCTGCACGACGACGTCCTCCTGGAGCGCTTTCACTTCGACCGTGCCACCATAGCGTACCTGTGCTCCCTCCTCAGGCCGCATGTATCGAACACCTGGATGCAGGTGGAGGGGACGGTTTGTGCCGCGCTTGCGTTCTACACCACCGGCGCCTTTCAGTCCCCGATGGGGGACTGCTTCGAAATCGACCCAGCAGTGGTCAGGAACGTGGTCGAGCTTGTGTCGGACGCTCTTGTGACCGTTTCGGACCAGTTCATCAAGTTTCCCTCCTTGGCGGTTCAGAAGCAGGTGCAGCAGGACTTTCTGAGCGTCGCCGGGTTCCCGGGGGTGGTGGGAGCGCTCGGCTGCACCCACATCGCCATCAGGCGCCCCGAGGTGAACCCCAACCTGTACGTCAACCGCAAGCACTTCTACTCCATGAACCTGCAGATCACCACGACGGCAGACTGCAGGATCACCAGCGCCGTGGCACGCTTCCCGGGCTCTTTTAGCTGCGCACACGTCCTACAGCACAGTCCCCTGGAGGCGCTCTGCAGCAAGGGGGGCCTTGGCAAGGGCCACCTCATAG CCCACTCTGGGTATCCCCTCCACCAGTGGCTGCTGCCGCCCCTCCAGAACGCTCAAACCAAGGCAGACGTGCGCTACAACGAGGCGCTGAGGCAGAGCCACGCGGTGGTGGGCAGGACGGTGCGGCTGCTGAAGGCCCGCTTCCCCTGCCTGGACCGCGCGGTGCTGCCACTGCAGTGTTCCCCGAGGGCCAGCGCCCGTGTCATCCTggcctgctgtgtgctgcacaaCATCGCCCTGCTCCGCGACGTCAAGCTGCCCGGGCATGGCGCCGGCGCCCTCGCCGACCTCACCGCCCTCGCCCACCTCCCCTCTGCCCACGACGACTACAACTGCGAGAGTGACGATGAGGCACTGTCCGACAGCGAGGAGATCGTGGCCCTCAGGGTCACTGCCGGCCAGGAGAAGCAGGCCTTCACCATACAGCAATTTTTTGCATAG
- the LOC118777607 gene encoding myb-related transcription factor, partner of profilin-like, with protein MERQNQTFADHSQWGAIPLKRKNQASGQSTPENDDGKRVRMRYSKEEEEKLIREVIKRWDELYGAKSRFLPWGRKTSTWSEIAAQLGETSKGARAGEDVRKKWLYMKRVFLDKVEAQRSSTHADSGQTPPPQLTPLEQKLLSLLKQPPVQPCNVPDIGAPRMDLSPAETDGTSSGGHLAAGFFSSASCSGHPGDTDVNSSRHPAKGGRGHPSQDTDEAPGDTEASAGGSRSREEDVPEDEQEGQLGQPSDRVTAPASRHPGRLQGDDGTA; from the exons ATGGAAAGACAGAATCAAACATTTGCAGATCATTCGCAGTGGGGAGCGATACCTCTGAAGCGAAAGAATCAGGCGAGCGGTCAATCGACTCCTGAGAATGATG ATGGAAAACGCGTGCGGATGCGGTAcagcaaagaggaggaggagaaactgATCAGAGAGGTGATAAAGCGATGGGATGAACTCTACGGAGCGAAGAGCCGCTTCCTCCCGTGGGGGCGAAAGACCAGCACCTGGAGCGAGATCGCGGCGCAGCTCGGGGAGACGTCGAAAGGCGCAAGGGCGGGCGAGGATGTGCGCAAGAAATGGCTCTACATGAAGCGGGTCTTTTTGGACAAAGTGGAAGCCCAGAGGTCGTCCACCCACGCCGACTCCGGCCAAACCCCGCCGCCGCAGCTCACCCCCTTGGAGCAGAAGCTGCTGTCATTGCTGAAGCAACCTCCGGTGCAGCCGTGCAATGTTCCTGATATAGGCG CACCCCGGATGGACCTGAGCCCAGCAGAGACGGATGGCACGAGTTCTGGTGGTCACCTGGCAGCAGGGTTCTTCAGCTCTGCCAGCTGCTCCGGTCACCCTGGGGACACGGACGTCAACAGCTCCCGGCACCCTGCtaaaggggggaggggtcacCCCAGCCAGGACACTGATGAGGCGCCCGGGGACACGGAAGCCTCTGCTGGTGGTAGCcggagcagagaggaggacgTCCCGGAGGACGAGCAGGAGGGGCAGCTGGGGCAGCCGAGCGACCGGGTCACGGCCCCTGCCTCCCGACACCCGGGTCGCCTGCAGGGTGACGACGGCAC CGCCTGA